Sequence from the Megalops cyprinoides isolate fMegCyp1 chromosome 9, fMegCyp1.pri, whole genome shotgun sequence genome:
TGTAATGCCAAATATATTGACCATTATAATGCATAtgaggacacacagacacatctctTAGATGTTCCTTCTCCTTGTATTTCATATCATACCGATTTGgtaacattttgatatttctgCTGTAGATGGCTCTTTAGCCCCTCTCTAGTGGCTCCCTAGCCTTGtcaaaaaaatatggaaatgaataacaatttttttgttttttttacattttgctatcATTATTGTAGGCCTAAAGTCATCCTTACATTATCCACTTGTAAAAATATGTAGCCTatacatcaaattaaaaaaaaatgttttaacacttTGTCAACTAAAATGTGCGTCATATGCTACTTCACGGCCTGGCGCCTCTTTGCCGAACTCAATAGTGGTGGCTTGAGTGGGTGTTTTCCTAAGCTAGCTATGAATTCGACAGATTCATTTGCTTTCACCACCACTACTGCTGGCTTACCGGAATGTTAGATCTGCAGTAAGAAgttagcaaacaacaaaaaatgtagtGTTAAATGCACCAAAACATTGCACTATTGTAATGGAAATGCAAAGTTAAAGtaccaaataatcataaatagccTACCCCAGCCACCTTGTggtaaaacatatgaatgaatgctcattttGACCTATTAGCAATGTTGATAGTCTAAATTAGCCTAACAGGCTGTGGTACCTGCATTTAAAGGgctcaaatatttttttgcGGCTCcagacagatatttttttctttctggccaaAAATTGTTCTTTAGATAGTAAAGGTTGCTGACCTCTGTTCTAGAGACACGCTAGAGATGCTTTCTGGACAACTGCCTGGGAAGGCAAGTGATCCCACTTCCCATCCAATCAGTGGCTTCAATTAAGTAGCTAAGAACTGAATCAGATTGAAACGCATTAGTGTTTGTATCTGCAGTGGTCACTAGAGCCCAATATAGCACCATCCTCTCAgtccatttaatttcattcagagTAATTAAACTGGCAAGCATTGCTCAACACCGGCACTCTGACCCTGCAAGGCATTAGCAGCATTGCTGTCCGATCTGCAGCAAGCTTGGACAGGAAGTCAGAGGTCGTAAGTCATGCTCCACTCACCAGCAGGCACACCCTCCTGTAATGGGCCAGCATCTTCTGGTCGTGGCCACGGTGGGGACCTTTTGAGAGCAGCTCTTTGTTGTACTGGGAAGAAAATACCAGGTACACCAGGGCCTCTGCGTAGCTGGGTAGGCAAAATGCAGGTTGCAGTTATTCACATGTAGTGTTGGAAGAGTGGCTGTATTTTTAGTCAGGGAAGGGcggggacaggggacaggggacaggggatggggggggggggggtcttgggGAGTGTTAGGGATGAGCACTTAAACCAGTTGGGGGATAGAGAGCATCAGGAAGCTTGCCCTGGAACCTTTTCAACTCTGTATTGTATActgctaaaaatacatttgcatttcgGAGTAAAATGCTGATATTTAAATCAGAAAATTACACCACCCAAGCCACATATAATATTTGCTCTCCAGAATTCTGTGTAAACTTTAGAGGAAAAGGTTTTTCTCCAAGACTCTGcttccctctagtggtaaaTGAGAGTACCTTAAATAAAAGTGTAAATGGACCAAACTCCCATTGTAGCCAGGTTAGGACATGGAGTGCACTATTGCTTTTTAACAGCAGCATGTTTGATtgggagcacagagacagatggatagGAGCTTCACCTCCTCTTCTGGAACAGCTCTACGCCTGTGAGCAAGAAGACGGTCATATGTCTGAATTTCCGATAGTCCCGGTGCCACATCTGAAGAAAAGAAGAGGTGGAGTGGAGTTACAGAGGAGTAGCGCATGACTAACTAAAAACTTGAAAGATGTTAAAGAATTGGcatcaattccatttcaattcagtcatttcagggAATGTGTGCAAATTCATCTGATGAACTGAAAACTGCCCATCTTTTATATGCATCCTTTTCAactaatgaattgaatttcaacTCATTCCCTGAAtcaactgaattgaaatgggaTTGAACCTGACCTGACCAAGATGCATAAAATCCCCGCTACAAAATACCCTTTTTCGGGTTtgttttttctccaaaaaagcaataatgaaAGATCTCCTATAGAACTGCAGCTCTAAGCATGTTTTGTAATGCCATGTTAATATGCTTTCATTAATATGGGTTTAAAAAATTGAACTGTATCACATTTAATAAAACTGGGGGAGTACTCTTTAAGCACCTCATTTGTGAACATCTCTCTTTCCTGTGGTTCCTCATTCTTAGAGTGAAACATCATTTTAGGAGCTCAGAACAAAGACCCACAGCTACCCCAGACAgccagagcagagacagacagagaaatgctGACCTCGTACTCCTCTCTACGTGCCTCTTTGGTCTTGAGGAGGTCTAGCTTGACACGCGCCACTCTCACCACCGCCTTACATCTGCAAGAGGAACAGACAGCGCAGCTGAGAGAGCATCTCTCTGGGTCGGGTTCGAGCAGGCCTTCCAAGCCCTCAGACGGGCGATGACAGCTCCCCCCAATGAGTCACGCCTCATTTCAGAAACGCTGATCAAACGAGCTCGCTGTCGGCGGCCCTTGGTGCCAAGCCTCCTCCTCGGTCAGATCGCATTAATCAAACGGAGTGAAGGGGATGAATCTGCAGTTTAACCTGGATTTAGTTCAACACTTAATCTGCTAATCCCTGCGCTCACCTCAAGATAGAGGGATTCAGAAATAATTGCTATGCCCAAAGAGCATGCAGGCTTCCATGTAAAATGCACGGGAACAGCAGTGGTGTGGTAGCTAGGGATCTGTACTGGTAAGCaggggttgcaggttcaaacccCTGTTGTGCCTTTCAGTAAAATGCTTAGTGCGCATTTGTTTAATAGGTGTCCCGCTGATCAGGCATCCAATGGAGGCTCATAAAGAGATTCAGCTTTGGAAAGCAGCCAAACATGAAACAAGCAACGAGCTGATTGCTGTTTAAAAGTTAACGTGGAAAATCAGGAGTACAATACTTCTGCTGAGCACATTTTTGGGGAACAGTAAGGGTGAGGACAGACCCAACCAGAGGGGGcggaaaaacagagagagtgaacaGTTCCAAAACGGCGCAGTGTGTAACGGCGCTTCTGCATGGTTTTAGCCAGCGGGCTGAAGGAGAGGGCAGGTCCAGGGAAAGGCTCCTACCGATCGTCCAGCCTAAGGTTGCGGTCAGCGAACTGCTCGAACAGAGTCCTTTCCAGGACGCTCTTGGGCGCCTCGTTCTTGACGAAGTAGACGAGGGGGTGTCTGAGCCGGTGGTCACTCTTGGGGGCCGTACTCTCCCGGGCCAGCTGCACGAGCCGGGCATACTCCGCTCTGATCGCCTGAGAGGGAACGCCTGGGGTCAAGCACAGTTCAGCCTCCacgccagcagagggcaggagTTTCTGAGGTTGAGCAATTAACTTAGCCACTGACCCAGAACTTTGTCAGTTATCTGCAAGAGgttctttgtgcatgtgtaaagAGGTGCATAAAAACAGAAGTGCTGGCATTTCAGCGTTCTCATACTGATAGGAATGGGTAAGAGGCTGGTTTCttacagcagacagcagcactTCTGCACTCCTGCCCGGGAGCTGGGCGGCAGCATGGGAGATGgccctttctgtctcttctcgCTGGAGCCTGCAGtcatccagcagggggcgctgctcAACGTGTTGTGGGTCCTGCTGCAGGGCTGGCAGAGGGACAGGCTGCTGTTAGTGACTGCCACAATACGTAGTGCAGGGAAtaacgctcacacacacacacacacacacacacacacacacacacacacacacaccaccaagTACAACATCAACAGtgcacactctgacacacactgcCACAATGCCAACACTTTATACACTACTTACTtatacatacacaacacagtTACACATACCACTCATGCAATAGTTACCACTGAGGACAACACACACAGTCTActcaccacaaacacaaacatggcaCACAAAACTCACATACACCTCTGATGCACACTACACATGTACATACTCCATACACCACTAACACAGTACAGAGCACTGGCACACGCTGCCACTGATCACGCACACACCAGTCTCACACAGAGTCTAGCTCCTACACTAGTGCACTGCAATATAGTATACTAAAGTACAGCCCCAGCGGGCAGAACATCATCATTCTGCTGCTGCCAGTGTGCCACATCATCATTCTGCGGCTGCCAGTGTGCCACGCCATCATTCTGCTGCTGCCAGTGTGCCACATCATCATTCTGCGGCTGCCAGTGTGTCACATCATCATTCTGCGGCTGCCAGTGTGCCACATCATCATTCTGCGGCTGCCAGTGTGCCACGCCATCATTCTGCTGCCAGAGTGCTGGCAGAGGAGAGGATGATTCACCTGTGCTCTGGGAGAGGTGAGGCTCCGAGCTCCCAGGTTGGGGCGAGGCTGACGGCGCATCTTGGCGGGACGTCTGGGCATGTGCTGCGTCCCACTCCGCCAGCTCGCTCTCAAACCTTAGGTTGTCCTGTGTCACGTACTCCCTGAGGTCCTGGGGCAGTGAGTCCACCCCTCTCTGAACCTGCCCCCTCTCCTCATCGCAATcctctgcacagagacacagggagtgTCCACACTTCAgcctccaccaatcagagagcacAGAGTAGTCACTTTCATGACTTTAAGTAAAATCATGTGATAAATCCTGGAAAACAGATTCTGTCATGTGTTCTTACAGCCCAGGACCTTCTGCTGAAAAACTGGAATAAAGATCATGAATCAGGACATCAaatcacagacagactgacttaTTCTGACATTACTCAAATAATCCCCTCTATCTACAGTTCTACTCTTCTGCCCTGCTGTGATTCATTATGCTGGCCCCACACTAGAGGATAACTGGGCCGATTTTGGGTCCGATTCGCCCCTCCCGACAATCGGGGGGGCGGCGTTCCCAACTCAAGGCTGGTCTGAACCGATTAACTGCCCAAATGATCCTGTTAGTGTGAGAGGTTTACAGACATAGTCTTAATGTTATCGACTTGATCGGAGCCTTGTTTGAAATTTTACGACTtgaaatcctgtagtgtgaaaagaaCAGCGATGCAATATTGAGCAGAAACCTgcaacagccaatgagagagagCTGACCGGGAAGCGTCACCAACCCAGCAATTGACAGTTACCTTTGTACAAGCCCAGagcacagtaatattaatatggaACAGCATCTCCATGGCAGTGGAAGGTCagagaatgtataaaaatgactacatttctaatgatcacaggtatcactctcccctccacctgtgtacaaataacaataacgttagcttgttGCAGTAGCTTGCACTAGCCCCGTTTGAGACTaacagtaaatctttatttccAAATCACCTCTAGCTTGTGCTGCAAAATGTATAAGCCATGCTGACTCCACCTTCTCAGCCATGACTTCATCCGCAgttttttctcctatttttttttcggtgtaaaacacagcacacacaagtgcaacaaACTGAAGAAGACAGTCcgcctccatgtttgttttgctctgaaGTCACGTTTGATCGCACGTTTCTGTGAGATCCCAAGTCCCTGGAATCGCCACTCTGAAATCGTTTAGTATAAACACCAGGTGTGTGGTCCTGCGTCTTGACTTGAATCATAAGGTGTGTGTATTCTTacgattaaaatattaaaaatcggTTGAATCTGTCgttatgtctgtggtctcccACGTCTTTAAAATCGGTTAAGACTTGAAAATCCTCTACTGTGCACCAGGCATTAGAAGAAATCTGGCAGGAAATCATCAATGCACCACCACCtgacccacacagacagaataaCATCATGTCCTCTaccctgcagctctgtgctgaaaCAAGCAGGCCTGTGGAAACTTACCTTCGAGCAGGAAAGGCTTTTTGTCGTTGACGTACATGAGGCAGTACGCGCTGGCATTGCGGTCGCCTCCAAAGGAGTCATGCATCAGCTCGTCCCAGGAGGAGGCGGTGACGGCGATGTCGTTGTATTTGATCCAGCCACGGTGCTGCAGGCTGTAGACATACGCCCAGTAGTGCCCGGAACTCGCCTCGCCCTCATGGACCAGAACCGCATGCAGCCGATACGGCACCTGCCACCACATgcatgtcacatgacctgggACCAATCACAGTGTTCGGCTAGAGACTGGAGGGAATGGGCTTCATGCTTTAACTTAGAAACAAAGCCATTTAGGCAAACACCATACTGTTTAAACTCTGAAACCAACAGATGATTGCAGTTAAAATAATCTGGTAGCTAGCTGTTTCACTGAATGCCACCCCAGAACTACAGCGCAAACAGATCAAAGGAAACTAGCTTGCTGTGCTGGCTGCCCAGAGTTCCTTACCTTGTTACAGAGGGTACAGCTGAGGTAGTGTCATCGTGTTGTGGAAGGTACGGTTAAGGAAGTGTCACCGTGTTGAGGAAGTGTCAGGGTACATTTGAGGAAGTGTCACCGTGTTACGGAGGGTGCAGTTGAGAGCGTGTCACCATGTTGTGGAGGGTTTTGAGCAGACAGACTTTATGCTGAGGGACATGCTCACAGGCTCACCTGCATCATAGTCTTGTCCGTATACATGAGCTCCATGATCCTGAGTATCCGGGAGACGCTCCCCTGCAGGGCTGCAGCAGCCAAGGTGACAAGAAAGGACAGGTAAGACATGCAGACCGAGGGAAGGAACACAACCCCGCCAGCATCAATACCACTGCTTAGAATATACTTTTACTAACTTCCTTTATTTTGCATGGTTATTCACATTTCCAGCTGTTTATCAACTACACTTCACTTCTGTCTCATAAGAGAGAGTCTGATTTGCATAACAAAGAGATACAGATGGAGagtaagagagggagacagaaggcCATGACAAGGCAGTGTAGGGCGGGGCTCATACCCTGGGTATCGGTATCCACCTCGCCCCTCCAGCGGTGCAGACAGGCCTGCAGTACTTGTAGCTCCTCCTCTGTAGCATGGCGGGGGGCGGGGTTCATGGCAGGcttgtgcacactcacacacaattgGGTCTCCATGGCAGTGGGGGGCTCTGAAGAACCGGACGCATCATGTTCAGCCTCGCTGCAGGgtcaaacacacagcaacactgttcccagatcagtcacAGAGAAGCCAGCAGAGACTGCATAACGGTGGATCTGTGTTGAttacaatgcatgcatttatgctgatcatatgaaatatgaaactggAACTTGCCTGGATGTGGCCTGCAGTGGTGATGCTGAGCCACCAGATGGGGTTGCTGTGTGACTGTCCTCCGCAGGGTAGGTGCAGGAGGCTTTGCTGGAGGCGAACTCCATAGCATACTGCAGGACATCGGCCAGGGGGATCCTCTTAGGACCGGAGCCATAGCTCAGATACCTGCAGAGGAGGACCAAGCAGCTACGAATCACGCTGCTCTAACAAACATGAGGAGCCTGTAGATTCCACCAGTCAAGCACGAAACACAAGGCACCTGGGCCATGCTAATGGTTTCATGAGACTCCATGAACCCCACAATAAACCCTACGATTGGTTCATTATTAAATCTCTCAGTGAGGATGAGATGTGGGTTCATGAGTTCATGAAGCCTTGCTCACCCATCATTATTTAATGGAGCTCTTAAACTGGAGATACACACATCTGACAGTTGGTCAAGATGCTCCCAATGGTAGTCATCATCCTAAAGACGCGATGGAACACACAGCTCAGTCTATTGCTGATGGCTCATTAGTCTACGCACAAAGAGCAAACTCTCCGGACCACGAGAGCAGCAGTGTCTGCAGCTGTAGCTAACCACTCttcaactagctagctagtaaacaGCCAACACTAGCTACCTTCTCCATGAAACACAATAGTGTTGTCTCTGTCCAATAATTGTTTACTTAAATCATTAGTTAAACCAGCTAGTTAACTTGGGACATTAACATAGTTAGCTAAACAATGCCAGCCAGATGGTCCCTAATATCCCACTACAGATTGGATTTCACAAGTTTTGACACTAGACACTCTGTTGGTACAGAGTTGGCCTCTTCTCAGCCAAGCTCATTAATTTGTCCTCGTTCTCATCTGTCCAAATAGCTGCCATAACAGCGGTTAAAACGCatctcctttcttcttcttgggTGAGCATGTGAGTCCTCCTTTTCCTTCCTGCTGTTGCTCATTTCTGTCCTCTTGCAGGGGACCTCCCCCGTACTCTGACTGGCTCAAGGTTGAACCACTATATCCAACAGCCGATGCCAATTCTGCATGTTGAACCAAGAGACAAGAACGACATCCGTGAAGCAGGGGAGACTGCAGACTACACGCGGGACATACCACGGTAAATACAGGTAACGGTCAGCCACAACCAGTTTCTGACCACCCGTCCCTGCCTCAGCATTCCCCTGGCTGCGTCCCACACCACAGCCTCTGGGTTTGGTTTGATGCGTTGTGAGATCATTGTGTGGGTGTTGTGTGGGTGTTTGCTGGCGGCGGTCAGTGCACGCTACCTTTCGAGGCACTGCTGCAGTGACGTCAGGTGCTCTCTAAGGCTCCGCATTTCTTCTCTCTTGATTCTGGAGACATCTCTGTTCCTGTACACATACCTGCAACCACGGAAACAGAATCAGTGTTTACTCACAGGCAGACTGCACTACACGACTATCCCTTTCACAGTATTTTCTTGACTTCTCATATTTAGGTATTTAGATTATGTAGCatgatgtgaaaatatgtgaaattaagTGTGTCATAATGAAATCATCACAGGCAAGCTAGCAAAGAGGTGCAAGCCAACCTGTCCATGTAGAGCACCAAGGGAAACTCCAGCCTGCTGTGGATCTTCTCCGGTCGACCCAGCGCCTGATTGAACTCAAACCTGGAGAGTTCAAAGGTCAACACGGGTGGGAGTTCAGTGAAccaatgctggaaaaaaaggaatggaaCATGTGCCTTTTTACCTCATCAATGAGCTCCATTACATGTTCCTCCAATCAGATGAAGTCccacaacacaaaacactgactGACCTTTTTAGCTCtccattttacagttttgacagGTTGATAACTTTATATAACAATTCATATAATACTAACTACTCCCttacagagacacactgtgTTGAAAACTATAAGAACATGGATCAGTGTAGTTTTTTTAATAAGTGCTTTATGTGAAGAACACTCACTTACATTACAAAGTACCTAGGGTAGACCACTGAGAATACAAAAGCCAGGGATAGCATTTGGATGGATGTTCCAAGCATATACAGATCTTCTTTGAAAGGCCCATTGACATCGAACAACTAAACACATCTTCTGAGgttaattttgaaatgcatcaaATTGGCGCATTTCAGAAAGATTTAATCAAACTTCCAACTTCATAAACATGTTGAATGATCACTGTAAAGTAACCtacagattattttttaattcctgAAAGCAACCCTAGATGCAAGAGTGAAAGCGGTGTTCATTGCGGCTCCGATCCGCACACTGACCTCCTGCCCAGACTTTGACGAGTTCCCTGCGTGCAAGACCTCGATCTCGCGCTCCGTCATGGCTGCCTCCAGACACTCGTGCAGGTCTTTGAAGCCATTCACCTGCAGAGGGAACTGCCCAAACATCTCTGTGTTCTCAAACTTCTTTCCTGAACAGAGACATGCCATCACACTCATTCAGTGGCCCTGTGACGCACTCATACAAACGACCAGAGAATCGGCGCATCTTGCTGAAAACGCGTGTTTAGTTGGGTTATTGTTGCTCGCACCTTCAAGGACGCCCTCTGCCAAATAGTGTCCATAGAACAGCTCCACCATTGggttcctctgtctctctccttcactgtcacaaagacagaaaaggagagccACGCTTGATAAATGAATAACTTTTTAAACAATCAAGGTACGCGTAGTGTACGAGCACATTTCCATTGCTGTGTTAGTCCTGCATTGTGGCAGAGTTATCTGGTGGTTCATAACCCTGCTGTCCTCCACAGACTTGCGTGTGCAGTCAGCACCTGCTTAACAGACTGGTGGCttacctctcctcctccaccttcatTTGGAAGGCATCCTCCAGCCAGTCCAGCAGCTTGTGTGTAAACTCGCTCACGTCCtgctgctgacacacacacacacacacacacacacacacgttcgcatgcatgcacaaacgCATGACACAcggacacaaaaacacatgagcGACCAGCAATGTCCAACAGTTCTGGCTGAACAGGGAAGGTACTTAGTTTCATAACTTGTGACTTGTTCAACATAAGCAGTAAGTGTTACTGGCATGGAAAAGTGggtctgtttttcagagaaataccACTGGCTCACTTTGACTGGGAGCTAAAATAGACAAGAAATCTTTTTTACACGTTTTCACCATCACGTCAGAGAATCTATCGTGTCAAATGAAGTCTCCTGGGAAGGTGTTTCTCTGTACCTGCTGGGAGTCGCTGGACTGGAAGTCATCTTTCAGAATGTCCACGGCTCGAGAGGGGTCCACGTAGCTCCACTTGGACCCGAGCATCAGGGCGAAGAGACGCCGCAGCTCCTGCATGAATAGCAGGATCCTCCGCTCCTGAACCAGCAGAAGAATCAGCACTACACCAGAGACCGCCAAAAGACCCAGGCCCAGACCCATCCACATGAGACCACCAAAGCTGCTGCTTAACCGCCACACTACAGACACAGCTACATGAGAGACagccaaacctgcagctcaacAGCCACATTACAGACACAGCTACGTGAGACAGCTAAACCTACTGCTCAACAGCCACACTACAGACACAGCTACATGAGAGACAGCCAAGCTTGCTGCTCAACAGCCACACTATAGACACAGCTACACAAGAGACCACCAAAACCAAATTACAAACCCAGATACACCAAAGACTACCAACACTGCCACTCAACTGCCAACTTAGAGACGCAGCTACAAGAGAGACTGCCAAAATCACCACTCAATTGCCAAATTACAGACCCAGATAGGCGAAAGACCACCAAAACCACCGTTCAACCACCAAATTACTAACTGCAGCCATCCAAAAGAGTGCCAAAATTGCAGCTCAATTTGCAGAGTCAGCCATACAGAACCATTGGGAAAGACTAAGCAACATATAATGAGACATAGGAATAAAAATGGAAGCAGGAGGAACCCCATTAATGGGTGGATCCATCAAGTACTGTCAATCACAGacttgtatgaaccaatcaaaacactctATTTTGCCAAGAAAAACACTATGATTGGCTGAAATCtgtgagtcactgataacacagTGGTTTTGGCTCCTATCACTACTGAGCAGTGAGATGAAATGCTGAGTAAATTTTAAACTCCATGATTATGTGCACACCACACTGATGTCTTCTAAACCTAGCATGTTCACGTTCCAGATGAGTTCTTGATTGATCAGGTTTGAGCTGTTGATTGATTACTGGTCTAGATTTGACAAGGAATTCATGCAgttatttctattcatttgaACCCCTTTAATAAATTATCAATGGATAGACATTCAGTTTCACtaagaaaaattatttgttCAATGTGGTCAAGTTTAAATGAGACAGCTGTCATACATGTGCTAAGCTGAGGGTGTGGTTGGGGGGTGGACTCACCTTGTGATTATG
This genomic interval carries:
- the LOC118782604 gene encoding ubiquitin carboxyl-terminal hydrolase 25-like isoform X4; this translates as MTVEQNVLQQHSQKFSNGELAKAVAFLTASNAKGPQHSEAVYHVTAHFENNSAVAAGNQEDTGDEKDDLQRAIALSLEESSKAVRVTGITDEEQDISRVLEVSLAESKARQGQTHTEAWMDSPNPHERKRLDTCPVGLKNVGNTCWFSAVIQSLFNLLEFQRLVLHYCAPKRIEDLPHNHKERRILLFMQELRRLFALMLGSKWSYVDPSRAVDILKDDFQSSDSQQQQDVSEFTHKLLDWLEDAFQMKVEEESEGERQRNPMVELFYGHYLAEGVLEGKKFENTEMFGQFPLQVNGFKDLHECLEAAMTEREIEVLHAGNSSKSGQEHWFTELPPVLTFELSRFEFNQALGRPEKIHSRLEFPLVLYMDRYVYRNRDVSRIKREEMRSLREHLTSLQQCLERYLSYGSGPKRIPLADVLQYAMEFASSKASCTYPAEDSHTATPSGGSASPLQATSSEAEHDASGSSEPPTAMETQLCVSVHKPAMNPAPRHATEEELQVLQACLHRWRGEVDTDTQALQGSVSRILRIMELMYTDKTMMQVPYRLHAVLVHEGEASSGHYWAYVYSLQHRGWIKYNDIAVTASSWDELMHDSFGGDRNASAYCLMYVNDKKPFLLEEDCDEERGQVQRGVDSLPQDLREYVTQDNLRFESELAEWDAAHAQTSRQDAPSASPQPGSSEPHLSQSTALQQDPQHVEQRPLLDDCRLQREETERAISHAAAQLPGRSAEVLLSAAIRAEYARLVQLARESTAPKSDHRLRHPLVYFVKNEAPKSVLERTLFEQFADRNLRLDDRCKAVVRVARVKLDLLKTKEARREEYEMWHRDYRKFRHMTVFLLTGVELFQKRSYAEALVYLVFSSQYNKELLSKGPHRGHDQKMLAHYRRVCLLELNDQAAAMFETGDAGEVSKALNILSDLVVPCLPLLLSDEAQKVDVAAAEDMRNRWCSYLGQEMDPSLQKKLTDVLPKLLDCPAETVNFQAPPQIPSYSTLELCEHFSQVTAYLQNSAHAGS
- the LOC118782604 gene encoding ubiquitin carboxyl-terminal hydrolase 25-like isoform X6; translation: MTVEQNVLQQHSQKYQQILLNQLRDLTGTTDIQLLNQALQFSNGELAKAVAFLTASNAKGPQHSEAVYHVTAHFENNSAVAAGNQEDTGDEKDDLQRAIALSLEESSKAVRVTGITDEEQDISRVLEVSLAESKARQGQTHTEAWMDSPNPHERKRLDTCPVGLKNVGNTCWFSAVIQSLFNLLEFQRLVLHYCAPKRIEDLPHNHKERRILLFMQELRRLFALMLGSKWSYVDPSRAVDILKDDFQSSDSQQQDVSEFTHKLLDWLEDAFQMKVEEESEGERQRNPMVELFYGHYLAEGVLEGKKFENTEMFGQFPLQVNGFKDLHECLEAAMTEREIEVLHAGNSSKSGQEHWFTELPPVLTFELSRFEFNQALGRPEKIHSRLEFPLVLYMDRYVYRNRDVSRIKREEMRSLREHLTSLQQCLERYLSYGSGPKRIPLADVLQYAMEFASSKASCTYPAEDSHTATPSGGSASPLQATSSEAEHDASGSSEPPTAMETQLCVSVHKPAMNPAPRHATEEELQVLQACLHRWRGEVDTDTQALQGSVSRILRIMELMYTDKTMMQVPYRLHAVLVHEGEASSGHYWAYVYSLQHRGWIKYNDIAVTASSWDELMHDSFGGDRNASAYCLMYVNDKKPFLLEEDCDEERGQVQRGVDSLPQDLREYVTQDNLRFESELAEWDAAHAQTSRQDAPSASPQPGSSEPHLSQSTALQQDPQHVEQRPLLDDCRLQREETERAISHAAAQLPGRSAEVLLSAAIRAEYARLVQLARESTAPKSDHRLRHPLVYFVKNEAPKSVLERTLFEQFADRNLRLDDRCKAVVRVARVKLDLLKTKEARREEYEMWHRDYRKFRHMTVFLLTGVELFQKRSYAEALVYLVFSSQYNKELLSKGPHRGHDQKMLAHYRRVCLLELNDQAAAMFETGDAGEVSKALNILSDLVVPCLPLLLSDEAQKVDVAAAEDMRNRWCSYLGQEMDPSLQKKLTDVLPKLLDCPAETVNFQAPPQIPSYSTLELCEHFSQVTAYLQNSAHAGS
- the LOC118782604 gene encoding ubiquitin carboxyl-terminal hydrolase 25-like isoform X3, with protein sequence MTVEQNVLQQHSQKYQQILLNQLRDLTGTTDIQLLNQALQFSNGELAKAVAFLTASNAKGPQHSEAVYHVTAHFENNSAVAAGNQEDTGDEKDDLQRAIALSLEESSKAVRVTGITDEEQDISRVLEVSLAESKARQGQTHTEAWMDSPNPHERKRLDTCPVGLKNVGNTCWFSAVIQSLFNLLEFQRLVLHYCAPKRIEDLPHNHKERRILLFMQELRRLFALMLGSKWSYVDPSRAVDILKDDFQSSDSQQQQDVSEFTHKLLDWLEDAFQMKVEEESEGERQRNPMVELFYGHYLAEGVLEGKKFENTEMFGQFPLQVNGFKDLHECLEAAMTEREIEVLHAGNSSKSGQEHWFTELPPVLTFELSRFEFNQALGRPEKIHSRLEFPLVLYMDRYVYRNRDVSRIKREEMRSLREHLTSLQQCLERYLSYGSGPKRIPLADVLQYAMEFASSKASCTYPAEDSHTATPSGGSASPLQATSSEAEHDASGSSEPPTAMETQLCVSVHKPAMNPAPRHATEEELQVLQACLHRWRGEVDTDTQALQGSVSRILRIMELMYTDKTMMQVPYRLHAVLVHEGEASSGHYWAYVYSLQHRGWIKYNDIAVTASSWDELMHDSFGGDRNASAYCLMYVNDKKPFLLEEDCDEERGQVQRGVDSLPQDLREYVTQDNLRFESELAEWDAAHAQTSRQDAPSASPQPGSSEPHLSQSTALQQDPQHVEQRPLLDDCRLQREETERAISHAAAQLPGRSAEVLLSAAIRAEYARLVQLARESTAPKSDHRLRHPLVYFVKNEAPKSVLERTLFEQFADRNLRLDDRCKAVVRVARVKLDLLKTKEARREEYEMWHRDYRKFRHMTVFLLTGVELFQKRSYAEALVYLVFSSQYNKELLSKGPHRGHDQKMLAHYRRVCLLELNDQAAAMFETGDAGEVSKALNILSDLVVPCLPLLLSDEAQKVDVAAAEDMRNRWCSYLGQEMDPSLQKKLTDVLPKLLDCPAETVNFQAPPQIPSYSTLELCEHFSQVTAYLQNSAHAGS